The genome window TAGAAGAGGCTGAGCAGTTGTGCCGCAACATCGGCATCATCGACCACGGCACCATTGTCGAGAACACCAGCATGCGCCAGTTGCTCAGCCAACTGCATGTGGAAACCTTCCTGCTGGACCTGAAACACGACCTGAAGACCGCGCCCCAGCTCGTCGGCTATCCGGCCCGCCTGGTGGACAGCCATACCCTGGAAGTGCAGGTGGACAAAGCCGTGGGCATCACCGGGCTGTTCACCCAACTGGCTCTGCAAAACATTGAAGTGCTGAGCCTGCGCAACAAAACCAATCGCCTCGAGGAGTTGTTCGTGTCCCTGGTGGAGAAGAATCTGGCGAAGGTGGCGGTATGAGCATGAGTTCCGAACTGCGCCCCAACCTCATCGCCCTCAATACCATCGTTTACCGTGAAGTCCGGCGCTTCATGCGGATCTGGCCGCAGACGCTGCTGCCGCCGGCCATCACCATGGTCTTGTACTTCGTGATCTTCGGTAACCTGATCGGCCGGCAGATCGGCGACATGGGTGGCTTCACGTACATGGACTACATCGTGCCGGGGCTGATCATGATGTCGGTGATCACCAACTCCTACGGCAACGTGGTGTCGAGTTTCTTCGGCAGCAAGTTCCAGCGCTCGATCGAAGAGCTGATGGTCTCGCCGGTGTCGCCCCATACGATCCTCATCGGCTACACCTTGGGCGGTGTCCTGCGCGGCCTGGCGGTGGGCCTGATCGTGACCCTGCTGTCGTTGTTCTTCACCGATTTGCAGGTGCATCACCTGGGGGTGACGGTCTTGGTGGTGGTGCTCACGGCCACGATCTTTTCGCTGCTGGGGTTCATCAATGCCGTGTTTGCGCGCAACTTCGATGACATCTCGATTATCCCGACGTTCGTGCTCACGCCGCTGACTTACCTGGGCGGGGTGTTCTACTCGATCTCCCTGTTGCCGCCGTTCTGGCAGACCGTATCCCTGGCCAACCCGGTGCTGCACATGGTCAACGCGTTCCGCTACGGCATCCTCGGGGTGTCGGACATCAAGATCAGCATCGCCATCACCTTCATGCTGGTGGCAACCGTGGTGCTCTACATCGGCTGCGCGCGGTTGCTGGTCAGCGGGCGCGGCATGCGCACCTGACCCCAGCCCCCTGTGGGAGCGAGCTTGCTCGCGATGGCGTCGGGTCATTCAGTCATTTCTGGCTGACACACCGCTATCGCGAGCAAGCTCGCTCCCACATTGAAATGCATTCCCTTGCGGGGGCTTGCTCGCGATGGCGTCAGTCGAAACACCACAAAAAAGGCCTCCATTCCCAGGAGGCCTTTTTTGCATCTCACATCCGGCTTTTCTTGCGCCGCCGCCACTGTCTGGCCACCCACCAGCGCCAGTAACTCATGGTGACGAAGTAGGCCAGGGCGCCGAGCACCAGGCCGGTCACCACCGAGCCCAGCAGGAATGGCTGCCACAAGGTGGACAATTGGCCGCTGATCCATTCCCAGGTCAGTTCTTCGGGCAGTGTCCGGGCAGGCACATCCATCAGCCAGGCACCGGTCTGGTAGGTGCAGAAAAACACCGCAGGCATGGTGATCGGATTGGTCAGCCAGACCAGGCTCACCGCAATCGGCATATTGCCGCGCACCGTGACGGCCAGCGCGGCGGCCAGCAACATCTGCAACGGGATTGGCAGGAATGCGGCAAACAGGCCAACAGCCATCGCCCGGGCCACGGAGTGCCGATTGAGGTGCCAAAGGTTGGGGTCATGCAGCAGGGTGCCGAGAAAACGTAAGGACTTATGTTCCCGAATGCTCTCTGGGTCAGGCATGTAACGTTTGAATAGGCGCCGGGGCATAAGGCTTCTCGGTCGGTTCAACGCAGTAAAGGCCGCAAGTATGTCTGGATTCTACGGCTGACAGATTCAGACTTTGTGACAATTGATAACGCCGGGGGTGCCGCTGAGCGTCTATGCCTGAAGAGGGGCACTCTAAAGGACGGGTTATGCGCACAGGGTTAGTCGCGCTTGCATTGGGGTTGTTGGCCCCGATTTGTTTACCGGCACTGCCGCCGTTGTGGCTGGTTGCAGCCATGCCGGTGCTGGGGTTTATGGTGTTGCCGTTTCGAACCTACCCGTTGGGTTTTTTCCTGTTCGGGCTGGCTTGGGCCAGCCTGTCGGCCCAGTGGGCGCTGGACAATCGATTACCCGCCGCCCTGGACGGTGAAACCCGCTGGGTCGAAGGGCGCGTTGTCGGTTTGCCGCAACAGGGCGACGGCGTGGTGCGCTTCGAACTGGCCGATGCCCATTCGCGTCGTACCCGCTTACCGACAACGATGCGCCTCGCCTGGTTCGGGGGGCCGCCCATCAACAGTGGCGAACGATGGCGATTGGCGGTGAAGCTCAAGCGCCCCGCTGGGTTGTTGAATCCACACGGCTTCGACTATGCCGCCTGGTTGTTGAGCCGCGGCGTTGGCGCGACCGGTACCGTCAAGGACGGGCGGCTCCTGCAAGCGGCCCGGGGTGCCTGGCGTGACGAGGTGCGCCAGGCGCTGGCACAGGTCGACGCCCATGGCCGCTCCGGCGCGCTGGCGGCATTGGTCCTGGGCGACGGCGGCGGGCTGAGTCGCGAGGACTGGCAGGTTTTGCAAGACACCGGCACCGTTCATTTACTGGTGATCTCCGGGCAACACATCGGTCTGCTGGCCGGCCTGGTGTATCTGTTGGTGGCCGGCGCGGCGCGTTATGGCCTGTGGCCGGCAGGGCTGGCGTGGTTGCCCTGGGCTTGTGCGCTGGCCTTTTGCGCCGCCCTGGGCTACGGCTTGCTCGCCGGCTTCGAGGTGCCGGTGCGACGGGCCTGCGCGATGATTGGCCTGGTGTTGCTGTGGCGCTTGCGTTTCAAACAGCCGGATCCGTGGTGGGCATGGCTGCTGGCGTTCACCGGGGTGCTGGTGTTCGACCCGCTTGCCAGCCTGCGGCCAGGGTTCTGGTTGTCGTTTGCGGCCGTGGCCATCTTGATGTTCACCTTTGGCGCTCGCCTGGGGCCCTGGCGCTGGTGGCAAACCTGGACCCGTGCCCAGTGGCTGGTTGCGGTCGGCCTGTGTCCGTTGCTGTTGATCGTGGGCTTGCCGGTCAGCCTCAGCGGGCCGCTGGTGAACTTGCTCGCGGTGCCCTGGATCAGCCTGCTGGTCCTGCCGCCAGCGCTGCTCGGCACGGCATTGTTGCCGGTGCCGCTCATCGGTGAAGGCCTGCTGTGGATCGCCGGTGGGTTGCTTGATCTGTTGTTCAAAGGGCTGGGGCTGATTGCCGGACGAATACCCGCCTGGGTCCCCGTTGCGGTCCCGCCGTGGGCCTTGGGCATCGCCGCTTCAGGGGCATTTTTGCTGCTGTTGCCCAACGGCGTGCCGCTGCGTGTGCTGGGGTGGCCGATGGTGCTGCTGATGGTGTTTCCCCCGCGAGAACACCTGCCGCAAGGGCACGCCGAGGTCTGGCAACTGGACGTGGGCCAAGGGCTGGCGGTGCTGGTACGCACCCGGCATCACAGCCTGCTTTACGACGCCGGGCCGCGCTTTGGCGAGGCCGATGCCGGCGAACGCGTCGTACTGCCGACCTTGCGCAAGCTCGGTGTGCACGGCTTGGACCTGATGCTCCTCAGCCATGCCGACGCCGATCATGCCGGCGGCGCCCAAGCGGTGCGCAATGGGCTGCCGACGATGGAAGTCATCAGTGGCGATCCCGACGCGCTGCCCGATGAACTGCAAGCCGGGCCTTGCGACAGCGGCAGGCGCTGGGAATGGGATGGCGTCGGGTTCGAGCTGTGGCGCTGGGCATCTGCTGTCGAAAGTAACCAGAAGTCCTGCGTCCTGCTGGTGGAGGCCGGCGGTGAACGCCTGCTGTTGACCGGCGATATCGACACCTCTGCCGAGCGCGCCTTGCTCGACGAGGCCCTGGCGCTACCGATCCAGTGGCTGGCCGCGCCTCATCACGGCAGCCGCAGTTCGTCGTCGATGGCGTTGTTGTCGCGCCTCAAGCCGCACTCGGTGTTGATCTCTCGAGGGCAGGGCAACGCGTTCGGTCATCCCCATCCCCAAGTGATGGCACGCTATCGCCGCTCGGGCCTGGCGATCTACGACAGCGCCGAGCAGGGCGCCATTCGTCTGCAACTGGGTGCGTTCGAGTTGCCGCGTACCGAGGCCGGTCATCGACGTTACTGGCGCGACCCGCCCGCCGTCGGGCCACCGGGGCAACATTGATCCAGCGCAACCGGCTGATGCGCTTATCGGCGGGGCGGGTCTGCAAGGCGAGTCTGTGTGATAAAGTGGCGCACTTTTTCGAGGGGGCAGTCACTGTGTGGGAATTGGTCAAATCCGGCGGCTGGATGATGTTGCCGATCATTCTGAGTTCCATCGCGGCACTGGGTATCGTTGCCGAACGCCTGTGGACCCTGCGGGCCAGCCGCGTGACCCCGGAGCATCTGCTCGGGCAGGTCTGGGTCTGGATCAAGGACAAGCAACTGAACAAGGACAAGCTCAAGGAGCTGCGGGCCAGTTCGCCGCTGGGGGAAATCCTCGCCGCGGGCCTGGCGAACTCCAAGCATGGTCGCGAGATCATGAAAGAGTGCATCGAGGAAGCCGCCGCCCGGGTCATCCATGAGCTGGAGCGCTATATCAACGCCTTGGGCACCATCGCCGCCATGTCCCCGCTGCTGGGCCTGCTAGGGACGGTGCTGGGCATGATCGACATCTTCAGCGCGTTTACCGGCTCCGGCATGACCACTAACGCCGCGGTACTGGCCGGGGGGATTTCCAAGGCCCTGATCACCACCGCCGCCGGCCTGATGGTGGGTATTCCGGCGGTGTTCTTCCATCGGTTCCTGCAACGGCGCGTCGACGAGTTGGTCGTTGGCATGGAGCAGGAAGCCATCAAGCTGGTCGAGGTGGTGCAGGGTGACCGTGACGTGGACCTGGCTGGGGGCAAGCAGTGAAATTCCGCCGCAAGCCACGGGAAAACATCGAGATCAACCTTGCGTCGCTGATCGACGTGGTGTTCATCCTGCTGCTGTTTTTCGTCGTGACCACCACGTTCACCCGGGAAACCCAGCTCAAGGTTGAATTGCCGCAAGCCGTCAGCGGCTCGCCGGCCGAAGACCAGCAATTGAAGAACCTGGAAGTCACCATCAGCGCCGAAGGGGCGTTCTCGGTGAATAACCAGTTGCTGCCCAAGAGCGACCTGGCGAGCCTGATCGAGGCCCTGCAGAAAGAATCCGGCGGCGATACCAACCTGCCGCTGTCCATCAGCGCTGACGGCAAGACCCCTCATCAATCGGTGATCACCGCCATGGACGCGGCCGGCAAGCTCGGTTTCAGCCATCTGCGCATGACCACGGTCGAGGCGGCTCCCGCACCCTGATGGCCATGTCCGATCGATTGCTTGCCGCGTGGTACGAAGGCCACCCGGCCCTGGCCCTGCTACGGCCGCTGGAGTGGTTGTACCGGCGGGTGGTGGTGAGCAAGCGCGAGCGTTTCCTGGCGGGTGAAGGCCAGATCTACCAGCCCCCCGTGCCGTTGGTGGTGGTGGGCAATATCACCGTGGGTGGCACTGGCAAGACGCCGTTGATCCTGTGGCTGATCCAGCACTGCCAGCGCAGTGGCTTGCGGGTCGGGGTGGTCAGCCGGGGCTATGGCGCCAAGCCGCCGCAACTGCCGTGGCGGGTCGCGGCCGAGCAGGGCGCCGACGTCGCGGGGGACGAGCCGCTGTTGATCGTCCAGCGCACGGGCGTGCCGTTGATGATCGACCCCGACCGCAGTCGCGCGGTCCAGGCGCTGCTGGAGGCCGAGCCGCTGGACCTGATCCTGTCCGACGACGGCATGCAGCATTATCGGCTGGCCCGGGACCTCGAGCTGGTGCTGATCGATAGCGCCCGGGGCCTGGGCAACCGGCGTTGCCTGCCCGCCGGGCCGTTGCGCGAACCGGTCGAGCGCCTGCAATCGGTCGACGCCGTGCTGTACAACGGCGCCAGTGCCGACCGCGAAGACGGCTTCGCCTTCCAATTGCGCCCCACCGAACTGGTGAACCTGGCCAGTGGTGAACGCCGTCCCCTCGACCATTTCCCACCCGGCCAGGCCCTGCACGCCGTGGCCGGCATCGGCAACCCCCAGCGTTTCTTCAAGACCCTCGAAACGCTACACTGGCGGCCAATACCGCACGGGTTTGCCGACCATGCCGAATACAGCGCCCAGGCCTTGAACTTCACGCCAGCCCTGCCGGTGGTCATGACGGAAAAAGACGCGGTCAAATGCCGTGCCTTCGCCGCGTCCGACTGGTGGTACCTGGCGGTGGACGCCGCGCCGTCGCCGGCCTTCGCGGCCTGGTTCGATACGCAGTTGATGCGCCTGTTGCCGGATCGGCTCTTGCCTTAACACCTTTTACCCAGGGGAATTCCATGGACACCAAACTGCTCGATATTCTGGCCTGCCCGGTCTGCAAAGGTCCGCTCAAGCTCAGCGCCGACAAGACCGAACTGATCAGCAAGGGTGCCGGCCTGGCCTACCCGATTCGCGACGGCATCCCGGTGATGCTCGAAAGTGAAGCCCGCACCCTGACCACCGACGAGCGCCTGGATAAATGACCACCGCCTTTACCGTTGTCATTCCGTCGCGCTTCGCCTCGACTCGCCTGCCCGGCAAGCCGTTGCTGTCGATCGCCGGCAAGCCGATGATCCAGCATGTCTGGGAGCAAGCCAGTAAAAGCAGCGCCCAGCGCGTGGTGGTGGCGACTGACGATGCGCGCATCGTCGAGGCCTGCAAAGGCTTTGGCGCCGAGGTCGTGCTGACGCGCGAAGACCATAATTCCGGTACCGATCGCCTGGCGGAGGTCGCGGCGAAGCTCGGCCTTGCCGCCGACGCGATTGTGGTCAATGTGCAAGGTGACGAGCCGTTGATCCCGCCGAGCGTGATCGATCAGGTCGCCGCCAACCTCGCGGCCCACACCGAAGCGCGCATTGCCACCCTGGCCGAGCCGATCGAGGATGTGCAGACCCTGTTCAACCCCAACGTGGTCAAGGTGGTCAGTGACCTCAATGGCCTGGCGTTGACCTTCAGCCGTGCGACGTTGCCCTGGGCGCGGGATGCCTTCGCCCAAGGTCGCGACGTGATGCCACAAGGCGTGCCGTATCGTCGTCACATCGGCATCTACGCCTACCGCGCCGGTTTCCTCCAGGACTTTGTCGCCTGGGGCCCGTGCTGGCTGGAAAACACTGAAGCCCTGGAACAGCTGCGAGCACTGTGGCATGGCGTGCGGATCCATGTCGCCGATGCGCTGATCGCCCCGCCGACCGGTGTCGACACCGCCGAAGACCTCGAGCGCGTTCGTCGCCTGCTGGAGGCCTGATGCGGGTCCTGTTCGTCTGCCTCGGTAATATCTGCCGCTCGCCCACCGCCGAAGGCATCTTGCGCCACAAGTTGCGAGAGGCCGGGCTGGCCGGGCAGGTGGAAGTCGCTTCCGCCGGCACCGGTGACTGGCACGTCGGCAAGGCCCCAGACAAGCGCAGCCAGGCGGCGGCCTTGAAGCGTGGCTACGACCTGTCGGCCCAGCGCGCGCAACAGGTGACGCGCGCCGATTTCGCCGCCTATGACCTGATCCTGGCGATGGACAGCAGCAACCTGCGCAATCTCCAGGCCCTGCAACCGGCCAATGGCAAGGCCGAGCTGGATCTGTTCCTGCGGCGCTACGAAGCCGAACTCGATGACGTGCCGGACCCGTACTACGACGGCGAGCAGGGCTTCGAGCAGGTGTTGGACTTGATCGAGCGGGCCACGGATCGCCTGGTGATCGAATTGAAGGGGCGGTTATGACCTTGCAGGTACGGGCGGGCGTCAGCCTCAAGCCCTTCAACAGTTTTGGCGTGGACGTCAGCGCCCGGTTGTTCGCCGAAGCCCGCGACGATGGAGAAGTTCGCCAGGCGCTGGCCTATGCCAGCGAGCATGCCGTGCCGTTGCTGGTGATCGGCGGCGGCAGCAACCTGTTGCTGACTGGCGACATCGACGCCTTGGTGCTGCGCATGGCCAGCCAGGGGATTCGCCTGCTCAGCGATGATGGCGAACGGGTGGTGATCGAGGCCGAAGCCGGGGAACCCTGGCATCCCTTCGTCCAGCATACGCTGGCACAAGGCTGGTCGGGCCTGGAAAACCTCAGCCTGATTCCCGGCACCGTAGGCGCGGCACCGATGCAAAACATCGGCGCCTACGGTGTGGAGATCAAGGATGTCTTCGCCGGCCTCACCGCCCTGGATCGCCAGACCGGCGAGCTGAGGGACTTCACCCTTGAAGATTGTCGGTTTGCTTATCGCGACAGCCTGTTCAAACAGCAAGCGGGCCGCTGGTTGATCCTGCGGGTGCGCTTTGCCCTCAGCCGCGCCGCACACTTGCACCTGGAGTACGGCCCGGTCCGCCAGCGATTGATCGAGCAGGGCATCGATCAGCCGACGCCCACGGATGTGAGCCGGGCCATTTGCAGCATCCGCAGCGAAAAACTCCCCGACCCGGCCATGCTTGGCAATGCCGGCAGCTTCTTCAAGAACCCGCTGGTGCCGGCCACGCACGTGGCGTATCTCAAGCAGCAATACCCTGATCTTGTGGCTTATCCACAGCCAGGAGGGCAGATGAAGATCGCCGCCGGCTGGCTGATCGAACGGGCCGGCTGGAAGGGTTTTCGCGAGGGGGATGCCGGGGTGCATAAGTTGCAGGCGTTGGTGCTGGTCAACTACGGCGATGCCACGGGCCCGCAACTGTTGGACCTGGCCTTGCGCATCCAGAAAGACATTGCCGAACGTTTCCAGGTCGAGCTGGAAATGGAGCCCAATCGGTACTGAGCGCGGTGGGAGCAAAGCTTGCTCGCGATCAACTGAACAACGCCCTGCCACAATCACGCACAGATCATTTGTGCAGGATTGTGCAGGGCGTTTTGCGTGATCCTGGGTTAATTTAGTTCGCTAACGATGCGACCATCGCATCCTAAAGGCCCGATGCAGACGCCTGTGTGCGCCTGCATAAGAGAGCCCGATCAGCCTGAGCCAGTCTGCGACAACCGACCTGTTACCCAAGCGGCAGATTGCTCGACCCCATCACTCGAATATTGTGCGGGCGTGCCCATGATTACCCTGAAACTCAATGGAAAAGACCATCAACTGGATGTGACCGAGGACATGCCGCTGCTGTGGGCTATCCGGGATGTAGCCGGTTACAACGGCACCAAGTTCGGCTGCGGCCTGGGCCTGTGTGGCGCCTGCACCATCCACATCGACGGCGCCCCGGCGCGCAGTTGCATCACGCCAATCGGCTCGGTGAAAGGGCAGGACGTCAGCACCATCGACGGCCTTCATGCCGACCCGGTCGGGCAAATCGTCCAGAAGGCCTGGCTCGACACGGCGGTGGCTCAGTGTGGTTACTGCCAGGGCGGGCAGATCATGTCCGCCACCGCGTTGCTCAAGACCAACCCCAACCCGAGCGATGAGCAGATCGAAGAAGCCATGGTCGGCAACATCTGCCGTTGCGGCACGTACAACCGGATCAAGACCGCGATCCGCCAGGCTTCCACTCACCTGAAGGAGGCCAAGGCATGAGCCGCTTGCCCGATGATTTCATGCTGAGCAACCTCAGCCGCCGTGGTTTCCTCAAGGGGGCGAGCGCCACCGGCGTGCTGGTGCTGGCGGCGACGTGGGGTCTGCCGGATGCCTTTGCCGAGGAAAAGAAATTCGGCGCCGAGGGCATGCCCCATGGCGCGGTCGACGACCCGAAGGTGTACGTCAGCATTGCCAGCGATGGCAGCGTGACGGTGATTTGCAACCGTTCGGAAATGGGCCAGGGCGTGCGCACCAGCCTGAGCATGGTGGTCGCCGACGAACTGGACGCTGACTGGGCGCTCGTCAAGGTCAAGCAGGCGCCGGCCGATGAGGCGCGTTTCGGCAACCAGGATACCGACGGTTCGCGCAGCATGCGCCACTGGTACGAGCCGATGCGCCGTTGCGGGGCTGCCGCCCGGACCATGCTGGAACTGGCCGCTGCCGCCCAGTGGAAGGTCCCGGTGGGGGAATGCCATGCCCAACTGCACAAAGTGCTGCACCAGCCTTCGGGGCGCGAACTGGGCTATGGCGAATTGGCTGCCGCCGCCAGTGCCTTGGCGGTGCCGGCCCGCGACAGCTTGCGTCTCAAGCAGCCATCGGAGTTCCGCTACATCGGCAAGGAAGCGAGCCGGGCCATCGATGGCGCGGACATCGTCAACGGTCGTGCGGTGTTTGGTGCCGATGTGCATTTCGACGGCATGCTCTATGCGGTCATCGCGCGTCCGCCGGTCTATGGCGGCAAGGTCAAGAGCGTGGACAGCAGCGCGGCGCTGAAGGTACCGGGCGTGGTCAAGGTGGTTCAGATAGAGGGGCGCCCGCTGCCCTCGGAGTTCCAGCCGTTGGGCGGCGTAGCGGTAGTAGCGAAGAACACCTGGGCGGCGATCAAGGGCCGCGAGGCGCTGAAAATCCAGTGGGACGACGGCCCGAATGCCGGTTATGACTCCATTGCCTATCGCAAGGAACTGGAAGCGGCCGCCCTCAAGCCGGGAAAAGTCGTGCGCAGCAGCGGTGACCTCGACGATGCGCTGGCCAAGGCGGATTCGACGTTGGAGGCGTCGTATTACTTGCCGCACCTGTCCCAGTCCCCCATGGAGCCGATGGTTGCCGTCGCCCGGTTCAAGGACGGCCAATGCGAGGCCTGGGCGCCGAGCCAGGCGCCGCAGGTGACCCGTGAACGTGTCGCCGAACGCCTGGGCATTCCTTTCGAGAAGGTCACGGTGAACATCACGTTGCTGGGCGGCGGTTTCGGACGCAAGTCGAAACCCGACTTTGTCGTCGAGGCGGCGGTCCTCGCCAAGGAGTTTCCCGGCCAGGCGGTACGGGTGCAATGGACCCGCGAGGACGACATTCATCACTCGTATTTCCACACCGTATCGGCCGAATACCTCAAGGCCGGCCTGAACCAGGACGGTATGCCGTCCGGTTGGCTGCACCGCACCGTAGCCCCGAGCATCACCGCACTGTTCGCACCGGGCATGACTCACGAGGCACCGTTCGAAATAGGCATGGGCGTGACCAACATGGCCTACGCCATTCCCAACCTGCGCCTGGAGAACCCCGAGGCGGTGGCCCATGCCCGGGTGGGTTGGTATCGCTCGGTGTCGAACATTCCTCACGGCTTCGCAATCCAGAGCTTCATTGACGAACTGGCCCACAAAGCCGGCCAGGATCCGCTGAAGTACCAGGTCAAATTGCTCGGGCCGGACCGTAAGATCGATCCGCGTACCTTGAGCGAAGAATGGAATTACGGCGAATCCCCCGAGCGTTACCCGATTGATACGGCGCGGATCCGCACGGTGCTGGAAACCGCCGCGAAGGCCGCCGGTTGGGGCCGGGAACTGCCCAAGGGCC of Pseudomonas fluorescens contains these proteins:
- a CDS encoding xanthine dehydrogenase family protein molybdopterin-binding subunit, which codes for MSRLPDDFMLSNLSRRGFLKGASATGVLVLAATWGLPDAFAEEKKFGAEGMPHGAVDDPKVYVSIASDGSVTVICNRSEMGQGVRTSLSMVVADELDADWALVKVKQAPADEARFGNQDTDGSRSMRHWYEPMRRCGAAARTMLELAAAAQWKVPVGECHAQLHKVLHQPSGRELGYGELAAAASALAVPARDSLRLKQPSEFRYIGKEASRAIDGADIVNGRAVFGADVHFDGMLYAVIARPPVYGGKVKSVDSSAALKVPGVVKVVQIEGRPLPSEFQPLGGVAVVAKNTWAAIKGREALKIQWDDGPNAGYDSIAYRKELEAAALKPGKVVRSSGDLDDALAKADSTLEASYYLPHLSQSPMEPMVAVARFKDGQCEAWAPSQAPQVTRERVAERLGIPFEKVTVNITLLGGGFGRKSKPDFVVEAAVLAKEFPGQAVRVQWTREDDIHHSYFHTVSAEYLKAGLNQDGMPSGWLHRTVAPSITALFAPGMTHEAPFEIGMGVTNMAYAIPNLRLENPEAVAHARVGWYRSVSNIPHGFAIQSFIDELAHKAGQDPLKYQVKLLGPDRKIDPRTLSEEWNYGESPERYPIDTARIRTVLETAAKAAGWGRELPKGRGLGLAVHYSFVTYVAAVLEVEVKDDGTVIVHKADIAVDCGPQINPERIRSQFEGACVMGLGNAMVGEISFKDGKVQQDNFHMYEVARMSLAPKEVAVHLVTPPGEVPLGGVGEPGVPPIAPALCNAIFAATGQRIRNLPVRYQLQGWQQAKA
- a CDS encoding low molecular weight protein-tyrosine-phosphatase is translated as MRVLFVCLGNICRSPTAEGILRHKLREAGLAGQVEVASAGTGDWHVGKAPDKRSQAAALKRGYDLSAQRAQQVTRADFAAYDLILAMDSSNLRNLQALQPANGKAELDLFLRRYEAELDDVPDPYYDGEQGFEQVLDLIERATDRLVIELKGRL
- the kdsB gene encoding 3-deoxy-manno-octulosonate cytidylyltransferase; its protein translation is MTTAFTVVIPSRFASTRLPGKPLLSIAGKPMIQHVWEQASKSSAQRVVVATDDARIVEACKGFGAEVVLTREDHNSGTDRLAEVAAKLGLAADAIVVNVQGDEPLIPPSVIDQVAANLAAHTEARIATLAEPIEDVQTLFNPNVVKVVSDLNGLALTFSRATLPWARDAFAQGRDVMPQGVPYRRHIGIYAYRAGFLQDFVAWGPCWLENTEALEQLRALWHGVRIHVADALIAPPTGVDTAEDLERVRRLLEA
- a CDS encoding ExbD/TolR family protein: MKFRRKPRENIEINLASLIDVVFILLLFFVVTTTFTRETQLKVELPQAVSGSPAEDQQLKNLEVTISAEGAFSVNNQLLPKSDLASLIEALQKESGGDTNLPLSISADGKTPHQSVITAMDAAGKLGFSHLRMTTVEAAPAP
- a CDS encoding DUF2062 domain-containing protein: MPRRLFKRYMPDPESIREHKSLRFLGTLLHDPNLWHLNRHSVARAMAVGLFAAFLPIPLQMLLAAALAVTVRGNMPIAVSLVWLTNPITMPAVFFCTYQTGAWLMDVPARTLPEELTWEWISGQLSTLWQPFLLGSVVTGLVLGALAYFVTMSYWRWWVARQWRRRKKSRM
- a CDS encoding ABC transporter permease — its product is MSSELRPNLIALNTIVYREVRRFMRIWPQTLLPPAITMVLYFVIFGNLIGRQIGDMGGFTYMDYIVPGLIMMSVITNSYGNVVSSFFGSKFQRSIEELMVSPVSPHTILIGYTLGGVLRGLAVGLIVTLLSLFFTDLQVHHLGVTVLVVVLTATIFSLLGFINAVFARNFDDISIIPTFVLTPLTYLGGVFYSISLLPPFWQTVSLANPVLHMVNAFRYGILGVSDIKISIAITFMLVATVVLYIGCARLLVSGRGMRT
- the lpxK gene encoding tetraacyldisaccharide 4'-kinase, whose protein sequence is MAMSDRLLAAWYEGHPALALLRPLEWLYRRVVVSKRERFLAGEGQIYQPPVPLVVVGNITVGGTGKTPLILWLIQHCQRSGLRVGVVSRGYGAKPPQLPWRVAAEQGADVAGDEPLLIVQRTGVPLMIDPDRSRAVQALLEAEPLDLILSDDGMQHYRLARDLELVLIDSARGLGNRRCLPAGPLREPVERLQSVDAVLYNGASADREDGFAFQLRPTELVNLASGERRPLDHFPPGQALHAVAGIGNPQRFFKTLETLHWRPIPHGFADHAEYSAQALNFTPALPVVMTEKDAVKCRAFAASDWWYLAVDAAPSPAFAAWFDTQLMRLLPDRLLP
- a CDS encoding DNA internalization-related competence protein ComEC/Rec2 is translated as MRTGLVALALGLLAPICLPALPPLWLVAAMPVLGFMVLPFRTYPLGFFLFGLAWASLSAQWALDNRLPAALDGETRWVEGRVVGLPQQGDGVVRFELADAHSRRTRLPTTMRLAWFGGPPINSGERWRLAVKLKRPAGLLNPHGFDYAAWLLSRGVGATGTVKDGRLLQAARGAWRDEVRQALAQVDAHGRSGALAALVLGDGGGLSREDWQVLQDTGTVHLLVISGQHIGLLAGLVYLLVAGAARYGLWPAGLAWLPWACALAFCAALGYGLLAGFEVPVRRACAMIGLVLLWRLRFKQPDPWWAWLLAFTGVLVFDPLASLRPGFWLSFAAVAILMFTFGARLGPWRWWQTWTRAQWLVAVGLCPLLLIVGLPVSLSGPLVNLLAVPWISLLVLPPALLGTALLPVPLIGEGLLWIAGGLLDLLFKGLGLIAGRIPAWVPVAVPPWALGIAASGAFLLLLPNGVPLRVLGWPMVLLMVFPPREHLPQGHAEVWQLDVGQGLAVLVRTRHHSLLYDAGPRFGEADAGERVVLPTLRKLGVHGLDLMLLSHADADHAGGAQAVRNGLPTMEVISGDPDALPDELQAGPCDSGRRWEWDGVGFELWRWASAVESNQKSCVLLVEAGGERLLLTGDIDTSAERALLDEALALPIQWLAAPHHGSRSSSSMALLSRLKPHSVLISRGQGNAFGHPHPQVMARYRRSGLAIYDSAEQGAIRLQLGAFELPRTEAGHRRYWRDPPAVGPPGQH
- a CDS encoding (2Fe-2S)-binding protein; the encoded protein is MITLKLNGKDHQLDVTEDMPLLWAIRDVAGYNGTKFGCGLGLCGACTIHIDGAPARSCITPIGSVKGQDVSTIDGLHADPVGQIVQKAWLDTAVAQCGYCQGGQIMSATALLKTNPNPSDEQIEEAMVGNICRCGTYNRIKTAIRQASTHLKEAKA
- a CDS encoding MotA/TolQ/ExbB proton channel family protein, encoding MWELVKSGGWMMLPIILSSIAALGIVAERLWTLRASRVTPEHLLGQVWVWIKDKQLNKDKLKELRASSPLGEILAAGLANSKHGREIMKECIEEAAARVIHELERYINALGTIAAMSPLLGLLGTVLGMIDIFSAFTGSGMTTNAAVLAGGISKALITTAAGLMVGIPAVFFHRFLQRRVDELVVGMEQEAIKLVEVVQGDRDVDLAGGKQ
- a CDS encoding Trm112 family protein, which produces MDTKLLDILACPVCKGPLKLSADKTELISKGAGLAYPIRDGIPVMLESEARTLTTDERLDK
- the murB gene encoding UDP-N-acetylmuramate dehydrogenase — its product is MTLQVRAGVSLKPFNSFGVDVSARLFAEARDDGEVRQALAYASEHAVPLLVIGGGSNLLLTGDIDALVLRMASQGIRLLSDDGERVVIEAEAGEPWHPFVQHTLAQGWSGLENLSLIPGTVGAAPMQNIGAYGVEIKDVFAGLTALDRQTGELRDFTLEDCRFAYRDSLFKQQAGRWLILRVRFALSRAAHLHLEYGPVRQRLIEQGIDQPTPTDVSRAICSIRSEKLPDPAMLGNAGSFFKNPLVPATHVAYLKQQYPDLVAYPQPGGQMKIAAGWLIERAGWKGFREGDAGVHKLQALVLVNYGDATGPQLLDLALRIQKDIAERFQVELEMEPNRY